From Lycium ferocissimum isolate CSIRO_LF1 chromosome 12, AGI_CSIRO_Lferr_CH_V1, whole genome shotgun sequence, one genomic window encodes:
- the LOC132039899 gene encoding (+)-borneol dehydrogenase 1-like, with amino-acid sequence MTSFKHYSIQCLNSFINIAPKVVLYVKKTELSRLRNMANNNSLPSPVAKRLEGKVALITGGASGIGAATARLFVQNGAKVTIADIQDNLGTSLVQEIGTEHTIFVHCNVAIESDVQNAVDATVAKFGKLDIMFSNAGIGDKPNSTILEVDYDIIKNVFDVNVAGSFFCAKHAARVMIPAKRGSIIFTASVATVVYGIAPHAYAASKSAVLGLSKNIGVELGKHGIKVNCVSPHCISTPRVLNALGIAERQMAEKWFAEGGNLKGVLLDEEEVAKAVLYLANDDSKYVSGVNLVLDGGYSTTNVALSEPYKKLFPSAATHQSPNEAV; translated from the exons ATG ACTTCttttaaacattattcaattcaatGTCTAAACTCTTTTATAAATATAGCCCCTAAAGTTGTTTTGTATGTGAAGAAGACAGAGCTCTCAAGATTGAGGAACATGGCCAACAATAATTCTCTTCCATCACCAGTAGCCAAAag GCTTGAAGGTAAAGTAGCACTTATAACAGGTGGAGCTAGTGGCATAGGAGCAGCCACAGCTAGGCTCTTTGTTCAAAATGGTGCAAAAGTTACTATTGCAGACATTCAGGACAACCTCGGAACTTCCTTAGTACAAGAAATTGGAACAGAACACACAATATTTGTCCATTGCAATGTCGCGATTGAATCAGACGTTCAAAATGCTGTTGATGCAACAGTTGCCAAATTTGGTAAGCTCGACATAATGTTCAGTAACGCTGGTATAGGGGATAAGCCAAATTCCACTATCTTAGAAGTAGATTATGACATTATTAAGAACGTGTTCGATGTAAACGTTGCTGGCTCGTTCTTTTGCGCGAAACATGCTGCTAGAGTGATGATTCCAGCCAAGAGAGGTTCAATTATCTTTACAGCAAGTGTTGCCACAGTGGTCTATGGTATTGCTCCTCACGCATATGCGGCATCTAAAAGTGCAGTTTTAGGGCTTTCCAAGAACATCGGAGTCGAATTAGGAAAACATGGAATAAAAGTTAACTGTGTTTCTCCTCATTGCATTAGCACACCACGTGTGTTGAACGCGCTTGGAATAGCTGAGAGACAAATGGCGGAAAAATGGTTCGCGGAGGGAGGAAATTTAAAAGGAGTTTTACTAGATGAAGAGGAGGTGGCAAAAGCAGTGTTGTACTTAGCAAATGATGATTCCAAATACGTGAGTGGTGTTAATCTAGTTCTTGATGGTGGTTATAGTACCACAAATGTGGCTTTATCAGAGCCCTACAAAAAACTATTTCCGTCAGCTGCTACCCATCAGAGTCCCAACGAAGCAGTGTAA